A window of Symphalangus syndactylus isolate Jambi chromosome X, NHGRI_mSymSyn1-v2.1_pri, whole genome shotgun sequence genomic DNA:
tctctttctttctttcctttttctttctctctttcttacttttcttttctctttctctctctctctctctctttctttttctttctgttttctttgagacagagacttgctctgttgtccaggctggagtgcagtggcacaacctcagctcactgcaacctccacctcctgaactcaagcgattctcccacctcagcctcctgagtagctgggactacaggtgtggtacagctgtgtgccaccacgctcggctaatttttgtaattttttttgtccccccacccctaatttttgtattttttggtagaggtggggtttcactatgttgcctgtgctgttctccacctcctgggctcaagtgatccactgcctcagcctcccaaagcgctgagattaaggcgtgagctactgtgcccggccatataGTATTTCTACCCccaccccctccaaaaaaaatgaGTTGGCTTGGCCAGGTGTCTTGactcaagcctgtcatcccagaacttttggatgctgaggtaggaggatcacttgaggccaggagttcgagattagcctgagcaacatggtgagacactgtctctacaaaaaaaaaaaaaaattattatattttagccaggcctggcatggtggctcactcctataatcccagcactttgggaggccgagatggatggatcacctgaggtcaagagtttgagaccagcccggccaacatggtgaaaccccatctttactaaaaatacaaaaattagtcgtttgtggtggcaggagcttgtagtcccagctattcgggaggctgagacaggagaatagcttgaacccgggaggcggaggttgcggtgagcccagatcgcgccattgcactccagcctgggcaacaagagcaaaactctgtctcaaaaaaaaaaaaaaaaaaaaaaaatttagccggctGTGACAGTgtgtgcctgcggtcccagctactagagaggctgaggcaggattgcttgagcccaggaagtcaaggctacagtgagctatgatctagccactgcactctgcacaagtaacagagtgagactctgtctcaatcaaacaaacaaacaaaaaagtccatGATATGCAGGAAAGAAAGCAGAGATAAAGGAAAGGTTTTTATAGGGAAATGGCAAGTAATAGCTGTGGAAAAAACTATCAGAAAATTACCATTTTTGCAACCACTAATGTAATAATTAATTGTTATTAACTTAATAATTGATTCaggatggccaggtgcagtggctcacgcctgtaattccagcactttgggaggctgaggcgagtggattgcgaggtcaggagttcgagaccagcctggccaacacagtgaaatcccatctctactaaaagtacaaaaaaaactagccgggtgtggtggcacgcacctgtagtctcagctactcaggaggctgaggcaggagaatctcttgaacccaggaggcagagattgcagtgagccgagaccacgccattgcactccagcctgggtgacagagcgaggctccatctcatgaaaaaaaaaaaaaatgattcaggCAAGGATTGTCACTGGATGGCAAAAGCATTAGCTGAAAGGTTGTTGGGGACAGGATATTCACAAAGCCCCCAAATATTACCCCAAATTACTTGTGAATCAGGAAGGGAAACTGCATCTTTACAGGGGAGAGATCTGGCAGCAGCCACCTGGACCACCTGATCAAACTAAGCCTCTTCAACAGTGGGGCAGCCTGACCCTGCCAGCTGCCTGATGAGGGGGCTGGGGGTGAGTGTGGTCAGAGGAGGAAAGGATACAGTATCAGCTGCCCTGCCCTGGGTGCTTCCAAAAAtattcttgcctgattgcctgtGGAGAATGGCTGGTTGGGAGAGGCAAAGATGGCCTCCTGCTCCCTCAGAAGCCTGGCTGAGTGGCACTGCCATTCATCCCGTTGGGCCATGGAGAAAATGTGTGTGCTGAGGAGCTGGCCAGTGCTGGATGTGCGTGCCAAGAGGGAAGGGACTGTGTCTTCCAGTCTCAGGGTTGCCAGCACTTGGGACACAGGGGGGCACTCAGTGATGAGCAGGGTGTCTGCAGCAAAGTCAGGCGCTGTCTGGAAGACATCCCGGGATGAGACATGGACATGGCAGTGAGGCACAGAAATAGCAAGCAAGCTGGATGAGCTCCCCAAGGAGTgatagagagagaagagaaggggctCAGGGACAGAGCCCTGGGGCGCCAACACTgaggggtggggtgtgtgtgaaaAACCAGCAAGAGAGCCTCAGGAGCAAGAGGTGGAAACAGCAGGAGAGCGAGGGCAGAAGAGGGTGAGGAATGGGGACTGCCAGCCAGTCAGTGGGGCCCCGAAGGTGTATGCAGGCTGGAGGAGGACAGGGCAGTTGCTGTGTGTCTCTCATCTCTCCTGAAGGCTTTTCAGGGCTGGGAGGCTCAAGGCTGGCCACCTCTGCTGCATCTACTCCTGGGAGGACCAGGCCCGGGCAGATCTATTGGAGCTGGTGAGGCTCACATGGGACACCTGCAAAGTGCCAGCAAAGTGTGGGCACAGCTAATCCATTGCCGGGAACCTCCCCACCCCAAGGCAAGTGCTGCTGCCCTCTGAGGCCGCTCTTCCTCCCGTGGGCCCTTGGGAAACGACACCAAAAGCATCTCATCCCAGCTGGGCCCTTCACTCATGCTGCTATCTCCTGATGTCATTGTAGTCACACCATGGCCGCAGGACTCAGATACCGTCCCGAGGCCCCTCCCTGAGGGGCAGGTGGTGGGTCTCAGGGCCCTTCACCGGGCAGGTGGCAGTGGATGACTCGGCGCTAACTCTCAGGGTGGACAATTGGCTCAGAGGGGTGCAGCACCTGCAGTAAACATTCTGAGCCCCGTAAAAGGATCTCAGCATTGCGGGGGGGCTGCAGCCTGTGGCTGCTCCATCTTCTTGCAGAATCCCCAGTGTCCTCTAATGATCCCCCACTTCCTGTCTCCCATCCCGGCAGTGTTTCCTCTCTCTGGTGCTTTCCCTAACCCAAGCCTCAGAAAACGCTGTCCCTGTGTGGTCTTGATGCCTCCAGCCCTCTCCTCCACTACCTGCAAGGTGGCCCTGATCTGACACATGCATGCCCCCGTAGTGGACAGCTGCCATTTGCGGCTACCATTGAGGATATCCATTCATCCAGCCCTCCTCCAGAGCCTTCTGTCCCTTGCACAGCCCATGTGTGTCCAGCGAAGTGGCCCCATGCCTAGCGCCAGGGAGCCAGCCCTGACGGAGAATTACCCCCTACCCCAGCCAAAATGATTGGACGCACAATCCAGTTCTGACCAACGAGAAGAGTGTTTATTTGCTGGGGGCATCTGAGACAGCAGAGGTGCTACACAGAGAAGATGCTGCTCTGGCAGTGAGGGAGGGATTCCGTGGAAGCCGCAGGCAGCCATCTTTTCATCCTCGGAGGTGGTGGCCTGGGATGTAGCAGATACAAACgcagaggcaggcaggaagaCACTGGATGAAATTGCTCACCTGCTGCCAATGCCAATACCACTGGACTTTTCACTTTCATAAACCAAGAAATTTCCGTTAACTGATTAAACAAATTGCCTTTATTGTTAAACCAATGATTGGATATCAGAAACAGCCTAGCTAATATAGCTCCTTTTGGATAAAAGTAGAAGTCTCACATTCACCGTTAATGTTATTTCACTTTCCAAAATCAATTTCCTGGCACCACACAAACAAGAACACTGGTAAATGTATCACCTGAGCTGCAGGCCACACATGCTCACAAGTGTGTCCCTGCCATAGGTGGCTTTGAAGTCATATACATGGCTCTCTAGCTCTCGTGGGGGGCCAGGGGCTTCTGTGTGCTCTTCAAAGCCTTCACCCATTGGGCCTCTGTCCATCTTTCCAGCCTGGGGATCCAATATTTGCCCCacaaggcccaggcaggagggccTCCAGCACGCGCAGCCCTGACCACACTGTGAGCAGCTCACTTGGCAAGGGTGAAGGGCCGGAGTGGCGTCCTCCTGCTGTGGCTTCCTTCCAGCCTCTACCACCCCTGGGGGCCTACTCCAAGGAGCAGGTGGTTAGATGTACTCTTGTGCCCGCACACAGGgcagggtggaggaggaggaaccaGAAGCCAGCCCATGCTTCTGCTCCCACCCTGGCACCCCAAGGTTTCCTCTCAGGCAAGAAGGAGCACACGAAGTGAGCCCCTGTACACAGGTGGCTGGGATGTGTTCATCTTCCACAGGGAGGCGAGTGCTGGGGACGAGGACAAAGGCCTACGCCCAGTCCCAGCTCTGACACTGCCTTGCTGAGTCACCCATCAGCCCTAACGCTTCCTGGAGGAGACAAGCAGATAGGGTGCCCCAGAGAGGAGCTGTGTCACTAAGGGCCAGGACATCCCATCTCTGGGTCACACTTGGCCATGGCTTCACTTTTGGCTTCAGTTTGTTTACCCAACAGAAGGGAGAGGGGCCCTGTGAGACAGAGGACACTGACTCAGGTCGGGGAGTGGCCCTCACTGTATAGAGTCCGTGGCTGGGGACCAAGTGGCACTGAGACTCGCCCAAAGTCACATCACAGAGCTGGGGTGCCTTGCTGACTCCCTGGCCCCAACCTGCTTTTCCATTTGTCGAACGCACACTGGCACACTGGCTGCAGCAgctgcgggggtgggggggttccAGGGCTGGCTGTCACTTGGCCTCCTGCAGAGGTAAGCTGAGGGCTATGTTGGACCCGCCAGAAGTCAGGTGACAGCTGCTTTCCCTTTCAGGATCGGGAGGGAGTCACCTGAGGGTATATTCTCAGTGGGCTAAACATGACATGCGAGAGCCCAGCTCTCCAAGcggccccttcctccttctcacaCCAAGGCACTTTCAGAAGCCGCTGGATTCCGACTGGGGCTCTGCCACTTCATCACCGGTGCCTCTGCTGTGCTGGCTCACCTCTTCTGAGGGTGTGGAAGCAAACCCAGGTCAAGCTGTGAGGAGTGCCTAGCACCTGGCCAGAGCCAGGTACATGCCAGCTATTATTATGATGAGCCCAACTGCAACAGGAGAACACACTTAGTGCGACATGCCCCTGTAGCCTGGCGTTGGGCACCTCCCCATGCTCTGAGAATTCTATTTGGAGAAGCCTTTCTCCATTGTCTCAGTCACTTCAGGGTGCAGGAAGCGGCTGGCCAACCGTTCGATGTCGTCCAGCGTCAGGCGGCCCAGGGACCTCTCGTAATCCTGGGGAGAGAAGGGCAGGAAGATTCAGGGACTGCCAGTGGGGGCCATACACTGCAACAGAGGTAGGCGCTGGGAGCAACTGGGCCTGGAGAGGATGCCCAGGGTTACCCTTCTCACCCTCTGTAGCTGTTCCAGGACCCTGTTGGCATCTGCCGCACTGAAGTGGCGGGCCAAGACTTTGGAGATCAGCTGCCAGACCTGCGGGGGTGGGGAGTCGGCCAGCCTCTGGGCCTCGCCTTCTTCTAGTAGCACCTTCTCCAGGGGTTTGACCACTAGGTTGAGCTTGGAGTTGGGCCCGATGCTATAATCCGAGAGTCGTTTCCCATCTGCCAAAGACAGATCGATGGGTTCCTCATCCTCCGCCGCCGTGGGGGTGGCCCGGGACGCGAGGCCGCCTCGGCGGCGGGAGCGGAGCGCTGCGGCATCCGGCTGTGAGGCATGCGGTCGCCTCCCTTGGGGTCATGTGGCGCTTGGCGCCGGCACCCCGACCCGACACACGGCTGCCGGCCTCGGCCCGCGCACCCCGGTCCCGCTTCCTGCGGGGCTCCCTGGGCGTCTCCTCTCCCTGGGTACCTGCCAGGGCCTTGCCCTTGAACAGCAGCCGCTGCTGGCGCACGGGGACGTTCAGCTTCTCGGAGACCAGCTGCTTCAGCGTGGACACCAGCTCGTCCTCTGGCACCTGGCCGCGCGGAGGGTGGGGGCCAAGGGTTGAGCCCGCGGCCCCCAGGCGGCGAAGCCCACGCATCCGCTCCCGAGGGCAGCTCTCCCGGCTCCCAgccctcggcccggccgccccgtgccCGCCCTCGGCCCTGCCGGTCCCCCTGCCAGGAGCGGGCGAGAGAGCGCGCCGGACCCGGCGGCCTGGCCCGGGGACCCTACCTGCAGGCTGCACTCGCGGCCCTGCAGCGCCTTCACCGTCAGCTGCATGGCGGTCGCGACAGCGTCCACTCGGGCCGGCGCGCACCCCAACCACCCCCCGCCGCGCGCCGCCGCCCCGGGCGCGCGCTGGAACCGCCCGCCACCGCCGGAAGCAGCGAGAGGGGCGCGCCCGCCGCCCGTACTTCCCGGCCCCGCCCTCCTGCCCCGTCcacgccccggccccgccccccggCCCAACTGCGCCCCGGGAGGAGTCCCCCCGGGGTCCCGCCTAGCACACGCGCAGCGACCGCCCAGGCCGGCGGACCCCTCCCAAAGCAGCAGCGCGGGGGAGTTGGGAGCAGGAACCAGTGGGGCCAGGTTGGCGTCATCTGGGAGCTGGGGCATGGAGAAGGAAGGGCCAGAAGGTACGCTCGCCCCCGCGGACTGCCTGGACCACCCCACGCGCCAGGACTGCTGGCGGCGCCTGGCCCTGCATACCCACAGACGGCC
This region includes:
- the UBL4A gene encoding ubiquitin-like protein 4A isoform X1 gives rise to the protein MQLTVKALQGRECSLQVPEDELVSTLKQLVSEKLNVPVRQQRLLFKGKALADGKRLSDYSIGPNSKLNLVVKPLEKVLLEEGEAQRLADSPPPQVWQLISKVLARHFSAADANRVLEQLQRDYERSLGRLTLDDIERLASRFLHPEVTETMEKGFSK
- the UBL4A gene encoding ubiquitin-like protein 4A isoform X2, whose amino-acid sequence is MPQLPDDANLAPLVPAPNSPALLLWEGSAGLGGRCACARRDPGGTPPGAQLGRGAGPGRGRGRRAGPGSTGGGRAPLAASGGGGRFQRAPGAAARGGGWLGCAPARVDAVATAMQLTVKALQGRECSLQMGNDSRIIASGPTPSST